In Psychrobacter ciconiae, the following are encoded in one genomic region:
- a CDS encoding FAD-dependent oxidoreductase, whose amino-acid sequence MTSLMNQNDFPAVDAHQHRATKANAKPKARVGILGGGTAGSTIAIRLAALGVETYLFEKKASLIDGPPMCHLHAGGNLYREIPDEDCVALLEQCIDIVRLYPYTIDIRPTVFAVPTRDDGAPEDLLPRLETLKNAYQALVDSDINNKVLGEPDNYYQLYSHERLLELAQLPQVDVPVTLDEWMIPVAKYLDLNKVKFPLIAVQEYGWNIFRLAASAKLALDEYPNAHVLTNTLVKHVAPLDCENCSNADHHVSKWRIDYQIEASNAQDAALQSVEVDFLVNAAGFRTGVIDDLVGVSVTRMVEFKSSFVTHWDNAGGQIPEIIIYGERGTPEGMAQLTPYPNGYFQIHGMSKFITLFDDGLVASSETSAQPKLAKKYVDYIDQGWDKSALQARAQQAIDFVAQFVPSFHSARTTQNALFGAQQIPGEDDTLRVADISLYPNLHYARAENVKASSTLIAADEVVSQLVRLNMIDETAAEDDDRKNHEWRYLVHNDDTHVDAVARMLATNRGFPVDMARVNKGMRLAALCSLTPV is encoded by the coding sequence ATGACTTCATTGATGAACCAAAACGATTTTCCTGCGGTTGACGCGCATCAACACCGTGCGACAAAGGCGAATGCTAAGCCAAAAGCGCGCGTGGGAATTTTGGGTGGCGGCACGGCAGGGTCAACCATTGCCATCCGCTTAGCCGCCCTTGGGGTTGAAACTTATTTATTTGAAAAAAAAGCCTCATTAATTGATGGTCCGCCGATGTGTCATCTGCACGCCGGTGGCAATTTGTACCGCGAAATTCCTGATGAAGACTGCGTGGCGCTGCTTGAGCAGTGCATTGATATTGTTAGACTTTATCCTTATACCATCGACATTCGACCCACAGTGTTTGCTGTGCCGACCCGTGATGACGGCGCTCCTGAAGACTTATTGCCAAGGCTTGAGACCTTAAAAAACGCCTATCAAGCGCTGGTTGACAGTGACATCAATAACAAAGTATTAGGCGAACCAGATAATTATTATCAGTTGTATTCGCATGAGCGCTTGCTTGAATTGGCACAACTGCCGCAAGTGGACGTTCCGGTGACCCTTGATGAGTGGATGATTCCGGTTGCCAAGTATTTGGATTTAAATAAAGTAAAATTTCCGCTGATTGCGGTTCAAGAATATGGCTGGAATATTTTTCGATTGGCAGCGTCGGCAAAGCTTGCGCTTGATGAGTATCCAAACGCGCATGTCCTAACCAATACCTTGGTAAAACACGTCGCGCCGCTTGATTGCGAAAATTGCAGCAACGCCGACCATCATGTGAGTAAATGGCGCATCGATTATCAAATTGAGGCATCAAACGCTCAAGACGCGGCTTTGCAATCGGTTGAGGTTGATTTTTTGGTGAATGCGGCGGGATTTCGAACCGGCGTGATTGATGATTTGGTCGGGGTTTCGGTGACGCGAATGGTGGAATTTAAATCCTCATTTGTGACCCATTGGGACAACGCTGGCGGTCAAATTCCTGAGATTATTATTTATGGTGAGCGCGGAACGCCTGAGGGCATGGCTCAGTTGACGCCGTATCCCAATGGTTATTTTCAAATTCACGGTATGAGCAAATTTATCACTCTATTTGATGACGGCTTGGTGGCTTCAAGTGAGACCAGCGCCCAGCCAAAACTTGCTAAAAAATATGTCGATTATATCGACCAAGGTTGGGATAAGTCAGCGCTACAAGCCCGCGCTCAGCAAGCGATTGATTTTGTAGCACAGTTTGTTCCAAGCTTTCATAGCGCTCGAACGACCCAAAACGCGCTGTTTGGCGCTCAGCAAATCCCTGGCGAGGACGACACGCTTCGGGTGGCGGATATCAGTCTTTATCCCAACTTGCACTACGCTCGCGCCGAAAACGTCAAGGCATCTTCAACCTTGATTGCCGCGGATGAGGTCGTCAGCCAGCTTGTTCGGCTCAATATGATTGATGAAACAGCAGCCGAGGATGACGACCGCAAAAACCATGAGTGGCGATATTTGGTGCATAATGATGACACGCATGTCGATGCGGTCGCGCGGATGCTTGCCACCAATCGCGGTTTTCCGGTGGATATGGCGCGGGTAAACAAAGGCATGCGTTTAGCAGCACTTTGTAGTTTAACGCCAGTTTAA